One segment of BD1-7 clade bacterium DNA contains the following:
- the rsuA_2 gene encoding Ribosomal small subunit pseudouridine synthase A: MRLDKFVCKSTTLSKAEATHHISLANVTVNGVAVVNAATQVHENNHIALLGTKLVARPFRYLMLHKPADTICSNIDEAYPSVFTQLAIENASELHIAGRLDADTTGLVLATDDGRWSFNITRPSQYCQKVYRVKLSRPIAEDTATRFQQGLQLQGESQLTQPAIVEVLGAREARLSITEGKFHQXKRMFAAIGNRVVALHREQIGPISLDIDEGLWRYLNEAEVAAFKAETPQTVSDKPPR; encoded by the coding sequence ATGCGACTCGATAAATTCGTTTGTAAAAGCACAACGCTAAGCAAAGCCGAAGCAACGCATCACATTAGCCTCGCCAACGTTACCGTTAATGGTGTTGCCGTTGTGAACGCGGCCACTCAGGTTCATGAAAACAATCATATCGCCCTACTCGGAACGAAACTTGTCGCCCGTCCGTTTAGGTACCTTATGCTGCACAAACCTGCAGATACTATTTGCTCCAATATCGATGAAGCTTATCCGTCTGTATTCACGCAGCTAGCTATCGAAAACGCTTCAGAATTACACATTGCCGGCCGCCTAGATGCTGACACCACGGGGTTAGTCTTAGCAACAGACGATGGGCGTTGGTCATTCAATATCACTAGGCCATCGCAGTATTGCCAGAAGGTTTATCGGGTGAAACTATCACGCCCGATAGCCGAAGATACCGCAACCCGATTCCAACAAGGTCTCCAGCTGCAGGGCGAATCTCAGCTCACACAACCGGCAATTGTCGAAGTTTTAGGCGCCCGTGAAGCACGCCTAAGTATCACCGAAGGCAAATTTCATCAGGNTAAACGCATGTTCGCCGCAATAGGCAATCGCGTGGTGGCATTGCACCGTGAACAGATCGGGCCAATCTCGCTCGATATCGATGAGGGATTGTGGCGATATTTAAACGAGGCAGAAGTAGCTGCGTTTAAAGCAGAAACACCGCAAACAGTCTCAGATAAGCCTCCTCGTTGA
- the rhlE_1 gene encoding ATP-dependent RNA helicase RhlE: MTFPTLGLSEPIVKAIREQGYTAPTDIQAQVIPAILAGNDVLASAPTGTGKTAGFVLPILENLGHVGARRAKRIRALVLVPTRELALQVNGNITEYARHLDIRSEAIVGGVDAEPQKQALIDGVDILVATPGRLLDLAHQRAVHFDELRVLVLDEADRMLDMGFADDIEKIINRLPEQRQNLLFSATLSDDIHGLAHSTLNNAIEITATPNHETKQHIHQWAIPVDKDIKSALLSHLIHQNAWNQALIFIRTKHGAAKLVSQLEKRGITAEAFHSGRSQPARTQLLADFKSGKIQFMIATGVASRGIDIDNLERVINYDLPDDADDYIHRIGRTGRAGEQGDAISLVSKDDFKRLCAIERRLDQIIVRKEVDGFVVKKPLPASDLNYVAKSAPTTTNPPSRKKKTEQKRRPADNKPTAPAPRKTPDPWAKSRKG; the protein is encoded by the coding sequence ATGACATTCCCCACACTGGGCTTAAGTGAGCCAATCGTAAAAGCCATCAGGGAACAAGGTTACACCGCGCCAACGGATATCCAAGCGCAAGTTATTCCGGCGATTCTCGCAGGCAACGATGTACTGGCTTCGGCCCCCACGGGCACGGGTAAAACCGCCGGTTTTGTATTACCGATACTCGAAAATTTAGGCCACGTTGGCGCGCGCAGAGCAAAACGCATTCGTGCGCTGGTGCTGGTACCGACACGCGAGTTGGCGCTACAAGTTAACGGTAACATCACAGAATACGCCCGGCACCTTGATATTCGATCAGAGGCAATCGTTGGCGGCGTAGATGCAGAGCCACAAAAGCAGGCACTGATCGACGGCGTCGATATTCTCGTTGCTACACCCGGCAGATTGCTCGACCTCGCCCATCAAAGGGCTGTACATTTTGACGAACTGCGGGTTCTCGTATTGGATGAAGCCGACCGCATGCTCGATATGGGCTTTGCCGATGACATTGAAAAGATCATTAACCGCTTGCCTGAGCAACGCCAAAACCTGTTATTCTCAGCCACTCTCTCCGATGATATACACGGCCTAGCCCACTCGACGCTGAATAACGCGATAGAAATTACCGCCACACCGAATCACGAAACCAAACAGCACATCCATCAATGGGCCATTCCGGTTGATAAAGACATCAAATCTGCGCTGTTGAGCCACCTGATTCACCAAAACGCTTGGAACCAAGCGCTTATCTTTATTCGCACCAAGCACGGCGCGGCAAAGCTTGTGAGCCAACTTGAGAAACGCGGCATTACCGCGGAGGCCTTTCATAGCGGTCGCAGCCAACCTGCGCGTACGCAATTACTAGCCGACTTCAAATCAGGTAAAATCCAATTCATGATCGCCACCGGCGTTGCATCTCGCGGCATTGATATCGATAACTTGGAACGCGTGATTAACTACGACCTACCCGACGACGCCGATGATTATATTCACCGTATTGGTCGTACCGGTCGTGCAGGCGAACAAGGCGACGCGATATCACTGGTTTCCAAAGACGATTTTAAACGCCTCTGTGCTATCGAGCGCCGATTAGACCAGATTATCGTGCGCAAAGAGGTTGATGGTTTTGTCGTTAAAAAGCCGCTACCCGCATCCGATCTCAACTATGTGGCCAAAAGCGCGCCGACAACAACAAACCCGCCATCGCGAAAGAAAAAAACAGAACAAAAACGCCGCCCTGCTGATAACAAACCGACAGCACCCGCTCCCAGAAAAACACCTGATCCATGGGCTAAAAGTCGCAAAGGCTAA
- the rhlG_2 gene encoding Rhamnolipids biosynthesis 3-oxoacyl-[acyl-carrier-protein] reductase, producing the protein MDKRVALITGSTSGIGKAIALRLASEGFFVVFHSRTSVETGQALAEKNSGAYIQADLSRNEDAVRLIDEISSTYGRLDVLVNNAGLTRVVDHTDLKGATTDIWRELYEVNVVSPWTLISQAEPLLQASSTANETSSIVNISSHASIRPKGASIPYSVSKAALNHMTKLLARSLGPTIRVNAIAPGLVHTPMSEGWTASEDLWKSQSPMKRGVQPEEMAYLASMLIHSTYLTGEIILADGGLNLM; encoded by the coding sequence ATGGACAAGCGTGTTGCATTAATAACAGGTTCAACTTCCGGCATCGGCAAGGCGATTGCCTTGCGCTTAGCCAGTGAGGGCTTCTTTGTTGTTTTCCATTCACGCACCTCGGTGGAAACCGGCCAGGCATTGGCAGAGAAAAACAGCGGTGCCTATATTCAGGCGGATCTGTCTCGCAATGAAGATGCCGTTCGATTAATCGATGAAATTTCATCGACCTATGGACGTTTGGATGTACTGGTGAATAACGCGGGCCTAACACGTGTGGTAGATCACACCGATCTGAAAGGCGCGACCACCGATATCTGGCGCGAGCTTTATGAAGTCAATGTTGTCTCGCCATGGACACTGATCTCGCAGGCAGAGCCCCTGCTACAAGCATCTTCAACCGCCAACGAAACCAGCAGCATTGTGAATATCAGCTCACATGCGTCCATCCGCCCGAAAGGCGCATCGATTCCCTATTCAGTATCAAAAGCCGCTCTGAACCATATGACCAAGCTCCTCGCCCGCAGTCTAGGCCCAACGATTCGGGTCAATGCAATCGCTCCGGGATTGGTACACACACCCATGAGTGAGGGATGGACGGCTTCTGAAGACCTTTGGAAAAGCCAATCACCCATGAAACGTGGCGTTCAACCCGAAGAAATGGCGTATTTAGCGTCCATGTTGATACACAGCACCTATCTTACCGGGGAAATCATTCTCGCTGATGGCGGTTTAAATTTGATGTAA
- the queC_2 gene encoding 7-cyano-7-deazaguanine synthase has product MEAVLTDSDHVNLLWTGGWDSTFQLLRLLLIQKRSVSPFYLIDAKRASTGEEILAMSRIKNMLLQNYPHTKQLLCPTLFYAVEDISEDADITGAYKSIRQKKHIGSQYDWLARFCKEKSLFDIQLCVESYNNPDKKHFNIDDVLTEQHDGYQDIYYIDERFRDTEEGEVFSRFSFPIINLTKSEMLKNTNENMWGDIMNLTWFCHSPSNKKPCGKCNPCVLAYREGFGSRIPFRNRFKAYFRSR; this is encoded by the coding sequence ATGGAAGCGGTATTGACAGATAGTGACCATGTGAATCTATTGTGGACCGGAGGGTGGGATTCAACCTTTCAGTTGCTTCGATTATTGCTTATTCAAAAACGCAGCGTATCGCCGTTTTATTTAATCGACGCGAAGCGTGCGTCAACCGGTGAAGAAATATTGGCGATGTCGCGTATTAAGAATATGCTCCTTCAAAATTACCCTCACACCAAGCAATTACTATGTCCAACCCTCTTTTATGCTGTCGAAGATATTTCTGAGGATGCTGATATAACGGGAGCATATAAGTCTATTCGACAAAAAAAGCACATTGGTAGCCAATATGACTGGCTGGCAAGATTCTGCAAAGAAAAGTCTTTATTTGATATTCAGCTATGTGTAGAGAGTTATAACAACCCAGATAAAAAGCATTTTAATATTGATGATGTTCTCACGGAACAGCATGATGGATACCAAGATATTTACTACATAGATGAAAGATTCAGAGACACAGAGGAAGGTGAAGTATTTAGTAGGTTTTCGTTTCCGATTATCAATTTGACAAAATCAGAAATGCTTAAAAATACAAACGAAAATATGTGGGGTGATATTATGAACCTGACATGGTTTTGCCATAGCCCAAGCAATAAGAAACCGTGTGGCAAGTGTAACCCTTGCGTATTGGCGTACCGAGAAGGATTCGGCTCTCGGATACCTTTTAGAAATAGATTTAAAGCCTATTTTCGGTCACGATAA